The Vibrio tubiashii ATCC 19109 sequence TTGACTGAATACTCACCAAAGCACGCAGAGGATTTCGGCTTTAATGCGTTTGCTGATGAGTTTCAAACCCGTTTGGAGGCGAAATAATGAGTCTACGTGGGAGAGCCCAAGGGCTAGAAGGAGTCGATCTGCTCGATGAGTCTGAAGTCGAAGTGCTTCCAGGTGAACAGATTGTTCGTATACCGAAAACTGAAATTTACAGCACCGAGCAAGTCAGAAAAAACTTCAATGCTGAGAGCATCGAAGAGATGGCTTTTAGTTTGGAAGAAGAAGGCCAGATTCAACCTATTGTTGTTAGTGAGCGCGATTCGCGCGGTTACTGCATCCAGAAGGGCGAACGCCGTTGGCGTGGGGCAAAGATGAGTGACAAGATCACTCACTTAGATTGCCTTGTCCGTGCGCCTGGTTCGATATGGGGACAGCTCGCAGAAAATATCATTCGTGAGGATTTAACCCCTTTTGAAGTCGGGATGGCTATCGATAAAGGTAAAAAAGAGCACAACCTTGATAACAGAGCAGCAGCTAAAAAGTTAGGGATATCAACCTCTAAAGTCAGTGCGTATTTGAAGGCGATCACTGCGCCAGATGTAGTGAAAAAAGCCTACAAAGAGGGAACGATAGGGGATGTTGATACCATCAATTCACTTCGTATTGCTCACGAACTGAACCCTGAAGCGACCGAGGCGTTGCTGTCAAATGGTGATGGTGTATCGCGTAAGCAAGCGCAAAATCTGACTAAAGAGCTCAAAAATGGCTTAAAGAGTGAGCCGACACCTGACAACGAGCCACATAACCCGACTTCTACACCTGCCAAAAAAGATCGCAAATCTAAACCTGTGGCCAAAGCGATTCGCGTGAGTGTGGCGGGGCAGTATGGTGTGATCGATATGAAAGGGAATACCGACGAAGGGGAGCTCATGGTGCTGCTAGATGATGCTTCAGAAGCGGTCAGTGTATCAGCTTCGGAAATCGAGCTGATAGGCTATCACCTGGGCTGATATGTCAGCGAAAACAACACTGGCTCGAATGGTTAACCCCAATCGAGCCAATCTAATCAAATGGTTTTCTTATCGGTTCATTGGCTCTAGTGCTCAAGCAGCGGAGTGCTTAACAAGGGTCGCTATCGAGAGAAAATACATACCTTCCAGGGCGGCGCCTCCAGGAGAATCTTTAAAACGTTGGGTCAAGGATAATCAAGCGCCT is a genomic window containing:
- a CDS encoding ParB/RepB/Spo0J family partition protein; amino-acid sequence: MSLRGRAQGLEGVDLLDESEVEVLPGEQIVRIPKTEIYSTEQVRKNFNAESIEEMAFSLEEEGQIQPIVVSERDSRGYCIQKGERRWRGAKMSDKITHLDCLVRAPGSIWGQLAENIIREDLTPFEVGMAIDKGKKEHNLDNRAAAKKLGISTSKVSAYLKAITAPDVVKKAYKEGTIGDVDTINSLRIAHELNPEATEALLSNGDGVSRKQAQNLTKELKNGLKSEPTPDNEPHNPTSTPAKKDRKSKPVAKAIRVSVAGQYGVIDMKGNTDEGELMVLLDDASEAVSVSASEIELIGYHLG